The Polyangium aurulentum genomic interval CGCCCCCGGCGATCTTCACGCACGGCGAAACGATATCGATGCAGCCCGGGGTCAGCCGGATCGACGAGCCCCCGACGCTCAGCACGAGCTCCGCTATCCCGACGAGCGCGAGCGCCGTGGCCCGCACGCCGCCGTCGCCCTGGGCGGTGATGGCGACGGCCCCGCCCGCGTTGCACGCGACGCTCCCGCCCGTGGCGAGCGAGGCATCCGCGCCGATGGCGGCCTCCGCGCTCGCGCCCGCGCTCAGGCCGAGCGCGCCCCCGATCGACTCGACGACGTTGCCGCCGATCGCGACGACCTGGTTGCCGCCCACGTTCGTCTCCTGATTGCCGCCGACCGACACGGCTCGGTTACCGGCGACCGTGTGCGACGAGCTGCCCGCGACGGCCTCGCTCAGGCTCCCGCCGACCTCGAGACCGCGGTCCGCGCCCACATGCACGCTTTGCACCCCCGCGACCGAGAGCGCCTGTGCGCCGCCGATCGTCGCGGTCTGGTTCGCCGCAACCGCGATGCTCTGGTTCGCACCCACGCTCGTGCTCTGATTTGCCCCGACCGTCGTGGCCTGGTTTCCGCCGATACCCACGGTTTCGTTGCCCGCGACGTGCTCGCCGTTATTGCCCCCAACGGCCGTGCTCCGGTTCGCGCCGGTGTGCTCGGCTCGATCGACGCCGACCTTGGAGCTCGCGTTGTTCGTGACGGTCTCGCTCCGATCGTTGCCCGCATGGGAGGCGAGATCGCGGCCCGCGTGCATGGAGAGGCGCTCTTGGCCCGCGGTGTCGTCGAGGGCGATTTCATTGACCACGCCGCCGCCAGGCGTGGACGCCGAGCGCATGACGCTGACCTCCTTTCGCTTGCTGGGCGGCAGATCGCGCCCGTTGTAGACGCGGCCCGTCACGATCGGGCAGTCGGGATCTTCGTCCAGGAACTGGACGATCACCTCGTCGCCGACGCGCGGATGGAAGAGCGCGCCGTGCGACGCCCCGGCGAAGAGGTGGCTCACGCGCACCCAGCACGAGTGCTCCTCAGCCCAATGGAAGCGCAGGCGCACACACGCGAATTCGCCGACGTGGAACTCGTCGTCGCTCCCGGCCACGAACGCCGTCTGCGAGCCACCGATGCGCGGCTTCGGCGTCGCGCGCGCCGGCCGGAAGCGCGCGCCGCGCGCGAGCTCGTAGGACGCGACGAAGGGCTCGTGCTTGTCCTCCGAGGCGACCGAGAGGACCCCGGCCTGCTCGCCGCGGAACTCGAGACGCGTCACGAGGTAGCCTTGCGAGATCGCCCCCGCGAAGAGCACGCGCGCCCGTCCCCCGCCCGTGCCCGTAGCGTAGGAGGCCTCCGTCGCGTGCCGATCGAGGCGGGCCTGCGCGAGCGGCGCCCCGAGCGTGCGGAAGGCGCCGGGATAGCGTTGCTCGTAGAGCTCGGGGTGCTTCCCTGCCTGCGCGCGCGGCGGGACGCCGGGCTTGCGGTAGTCGTAGTCCCCGAGCCGCACGGCCTTCGGGCGCAGCCGCGCGCCGTGCCGGAGCGAGGTCGTGTCGACCGCGTGCCCGAGCCGCGGGCGTCCCTCGTTCCCGTCCGCGAGCACGAGCAGGCACGAGCCGCCGCTATGCTCGAAATGGTACGAGATGCCCTCCTCTTCGAGCAGGCGCGAGAGGAAGGCGAAGTCGCTCTCGTTGTACTGGACGCAATACGGCCGCGCCTCGGGGTTGTCGAGCCGCGAGGTATCGGTCACCCGGTAGCAGAAGCGTCGCGTGGCGGGCGCGTAGCCGTGGGGGTGGTCGTCGTCGCCCTGGGCGTGGGCGCCGTCGCTGCGCGTGAAGAGCGGCGCGACAACCTCGTCGATGATCTGGCGCAGCGTCTTGTCGAGGAAGATGCGCGAGCGGGTGCAGTAGTCGGCGAGCGCGAGCGGCGGCTCCAGCGTCACGCGGTAGCGCCGGCCCTCGGGCACGTCGGCGAGCTGCTCGGCGTGCGTGATGACGCCGTGCACGATGCGGTAACCGGGCGAGGAGAGCGTCGCAATGCGCAGGCAGGCATTGGTCCCCAGCATGTCGTCTACGTCGATCTCGCCGTAGCCACGGAGGAGGAGGTCGATCTCGTAGCGGAAGAGCCGTGAGAGCTCTTCGCGCGCCGAGAAGCGCACGACGAGCAGTTCGTCCCACCCGTCGCCGCCTTCCCACGCAAAGGTAAAGTCGGGGTACGCGCCGCCGAGGAGAGCGCGCAGGCGGTCAATGACATGCGCGACGGTGTGGGAAATGTCGAGTATTGCCACGGTACGCCTCTCGTATTGCTGCGGTTGCTGCGCTCGTGCGTCACGTCTCAGATCGTGGACGCAGCGCATCGATGGCTTGGGTGATCACCCCTCGATCGTAGGCATCAGAAGTACGTTGCAATGTCGCCTCGAGCGCTGGGATGGTTGATGGGTCGCCGATCATCTCTAGAGCCGTGACTGCGAATGGCACGCAGTGCTCGTCCGCCAGAAGCGCCACCAGGGCGTCGGTAAGACGAGGGTCCGGGAACGATTGCGCGATCTGTGAACTCCAAAATCTTACCCCGGCATGAGGGCTGCGTAGTGCAACTGCCAAGTGCGGAACAACGTCCTCCGGTGAAAAGCCAATGAAAACGTCCTCCACGAGCTGATACACTCCAAATCCGCCTCCATCTCCAAATGAATTGAGCAGCAGTGGAATGCATTCAATTGCGGGGTTGGCGATAAAGTATTTTCGAATCTCATCGTATGTTACGATCTGCTCTTCGGAGAGTTCTCTGTCCGGCGGCATTGGTTGATGCTTCGCCAGGAAATCTAACGCCGAATCCTTAGAAATCTCGCTCATTTGCATTTGCCCCCAGAACGACGCATATGATCCCCGTAGGCTGCTTTGTTTTGCCGAATCAACTCCAAGAGTTGCTGATTGATCGCAGATCGATCGTAACCAGCCGCAGTCAAAATTGTTCTTAGGTTGGTTATGTCTGCAGCAAGGTATGCGCGCAGGTTGGGACGTGGAATCAGTCTTCTCCGGTAGGTGAGCGTCTGTTCGTGAAGCGCACGCCTGAGATTGATGGTTATGCCCGCCTCACGATGTGCGGGGCTCATGGCATCTTGCACTGCATGATGGGGCGTGTGCGTCTTGTTGAGTCCGGAGACAATGTTCGCGTTACGCGATTCTTTATACGTCCCCACGAACAGATCCTCCCCCGGGCCGGCAATGAGGCCCAGCGGATCGATCCACGTCAACGGATCCCGCACGTACGCGTACAGCCCGAGACCTCCCGCCAGCCCGAGGGGGTCTTGGCTGATATACTGGCCCGCGTGGGGGTCGTAATAGCGGAATCGGTTGTAGTAAAACCGAGTCTCCTCGTCCTCGTACTGCCCCGGGAAGCGCCACGGGTTGTCGATCTTCGCGACGTCGTGGGAGACGCTCCCCCACACGTCGAGCTCGCCGGACCAGACGCATTCGCCCTGTTCGTCCGTGAAGACCATCGGAACGCCAAGGTGGTCCGTCACCACGCCATACCGCTTGTCGCCCTGGCCCTTCGCGATCAGCGTGAACGTGCCTGGCTCCCACACCCACGTCACGAGCGGCGCCCCTTCGACGAGCTCGTGGATGAGTTCGTCGCCATCCCAGATGAAGCGCGTTGTCTTGCCGCCTGCGCTTTTGCTGACGCGCCGGCCGAGCGCGTCGTACGCGAAGCTCACGCGCATCCCGTCCGGCCGGATCGCCTCGACGAGCTGCCCGAGCGCGTCCCACACGTAGCGCCAGCGCTTGCCGTTCGGGAGCTCGCGCGCGACGAGCTGCCCCTCGGTGTCGTATTCAAAGCGCACGCCGTCCGCCACGAGCAGCCGCCCTCCCAGGCCGTACAGGCGATCCTCGCCGTCACGCGTGCCGAAGACGTTGCCGACGGCGTCCACGTTGCGGTGCAACGTCTTTCCGCTCGGGAGCATGAGGCTGACGAGCGTGCCGCCGCGGTCGTGGTGGAACGTGATCAGATCGGGGCCGTCGAAGGAGACGAACGCGCCGATCTCGTCGGCGCTCTTCCACCGATACCGGCGCCCCGTGTCGCCGCCGGGCATGCGGATCAGGTGCGCGAGCGGCCGATCGAATTGGTCGCGCTTCCACCGCGACGCGACGCCGCCCGGGAGCTTGAGCTCGAAGCGCTTGCGCAGCGTCGCCTTCCACGGGGCGCGCAGACCGTCGGCGCCCGCGCGCAGCGACTCGGGCGCGAAGTTGCCGAAGCGCGGGTCGTGGTCGAACGACACGGTCTCGAGATCGCCGTCGGCATCCCAGGCGAAGCGCGCCTCGTGCCCGAGGCTCGTCCGGCGCAGGACGAACGCGCCCGCGGCGTCGTAGCCCCGCTCGATCCGGACGTCGCCCTGGCGCTCCTCGACCACGCGGCCGAGCGCATCGCGCACGAACGCCACCACGGCCGAGCCGTTCTTCGCGCGCACGAGATCGCCACGGGCGTCGTATTCGTAGGTGACGACCTCGGTCTCGGGCACCGGATTCGGCGGCCGGATGCGTCCCGGCATCTCCAGCTTGGCAATGCGGCCGAGCTTGTCGCGCTCGATTGCGAGCCATCGGCTCCCCATGACGCGGATCAGGTAGCCGGCCTGATCGTGGTAGAGCTTCGTCACGCGCTTGTCGAAGCCGATCTCCTGTCGGACGCGGCCCGCCCTGTCGCGTACGTACTGGTACACCTTGCCGTGGGCGTTGGTGACGCTGGTCAGGTGCTCGTCACTGTCGTACCCGAGCTGCACGGTGCAGCCCTCCGGGTCGATCTGCGTCGCGAGCTTGTCCATCGCCGTGTAGGCGTATCGCCAGGTATGCCCGCGCTCGTCCTCGCGCTCGACGACGAGGCCCTCGGCGTCACGCTTGAAGCGCGCCCAGGCCCCATCCGAGCGGTCGATGCGCACGACGCGCCCGCACGCGTCGAGCGCGAGCTCGGCCTCGGGCTCGCGCACCATGCGGCCGAGGTCATCGAAGGCGTACCCGCCGCTCGTGAGATTGCCGTGCGCGTCGTATTCGAGCGCGAGCGTGCGCCCCGTCGGCCCCTCGACCCGGGTGAGGAGACCGCGCCGATCGTGCTCGAATCGCGTGACGCCTTCGAGCGGGTCGATCTCTTTGACGAGTTTGCCCCGGCTATCGTAGATCCAGCGCCACTTCGCGCCCGCCGCGTCGGTCATCTCGACGGGCTCGTTGAGCGGGCTGTGCTTGAAGCGCGTCTCGCGCCCGTACGGATCGCGCTCGACCACGATATTGCCGCGCTCGTCGTACTCCCACTCGGTACGGTTCTTGTGGGCGTCCATCTCGGCCACCTTGCGGCAGTCGAAGTCCCACTCGTACCAGCGCTCGGTGCCCTCCTGGTCGATCTCCCGCTCCACGAGGCCCGAGCCATTGCCGATGTACGAGGTCATGCCGCCCCGGCCGTCGTGGACCTGGCAGGTGAAACCGTACTTGTGATAGACGAGCCTGCGCTCGTAGATCCCGCCATCACCCCACGTGCGCGTGCAATAGCCGCCCGCGTCGTACTCGAAGTAAAACGACACGCCGTTCTTCTTCGTCTCCTTGACGAGGCGGCCGTCCTTGTACTCGTAGCGCATGGCGTGGCCGCCGGGGTCCGTGGCCTCCGCGAGATACCCATCGTCGTGGTAAGCGTAGCGGACGAGCGTGTGCCAATCGCTATCGTACTGCACGCGCACGGCCACGAGTCGCGAGCCCTTCATGATGAAGCGCAAGGGCCGCCCCGCGCTGTCCGCAGCGTCATGCAGGTGCCCGTCGAGATAGCGGAGCGTGATGGCATTGCCGCATCGGTCGCTCACGCGCACCAGGGCATGGCGGTCGCCGATGCGCTCGAGATCGTACCGCGTGCCGTCCCAGAAGGTGAGCGTGTAGCCGCTCGCGTCGCGGGCGAGCGTGTAGCGGTCCTGCGCGCGCCACGCGGAGCTGCCCTCGTCGAGCTCGTCGTGCGTCGCGAGCCGCCCGTCGGGAAGCCGCAGACGGAGAAGCCCCGCGTCCTCGTGCACGCTCACCTCGAGCGGGTGAAACCACCCCGGGCCGAGCACGCCGACCGGGCCCTCGTCTTGGCTGTAGTAATTCGGCTCGAAGACGAGCGGCAGCGGGCCGGGCAGCTCGAAGTCCAGGCGCTCGGTGAGCACTTCGCCGGTCATGACGTCGACCGGGTGGCCTGTCATGAAGCAGATTGCCTTGCTGATGCGCGTGCGGGGCTGGATGCGGAAGAAGTTGTGCATCTTTTCCGAGACCCATTTCGTCCGGATGCCGGCGAGCACGGCGGCCATAACGTTGACCGCCTCGGGGCCGCCGATGGTGACGGGCGCGCCTGCCGGCACTGCGATCACCGTGGATCCGGGCGCGTTCACGGGGAAGCCGCACGTCGACACGATCGAGCCCGAGCGCGAGGCCGACATGCCGCCGAACGTGACGGTCTGACTGCCCGAGATGACGGTGCCGGTGCCGCATGCGGTATCGTTCGGCGCGAACGACACGCCGGGAGGGGTGGGGCGGTGGGGGACGAGGATCTTGACCCCGGTCGCCGCCGTCACGGCAGGGCGGCCGTTGATGAGCACGGGGCCTGCGCCGAGAGCGCAGGAGAACATGAGCCCGAGCGGGTCGATGATCGCGCCGAGGTAGACGTGGGGCAGGACGACAGGGCTCGGCTGGCCCGGCACCATGACCGCGTGGAAGCAGATCCCCGCGACGATGTCCCCCCACTTGGCTGCCCCGGCCATGGATCCCCTCCGATCCAGGGCCATGACAGGCTTGGGGAGCGATGGCCAAGTTCTCAACCTTCTAACCCCTTCCGGACCACCGACGAGCGAGCTGCCAGGAGCATGCCTGCGCCGCTAGTTCCATCCTGTCAGGGAGGCGCATGCAACAAGAGCAACCACGCGGACGGGGACAAACGACCCGGTTGACCCGGGGCATCCCTTGCGCGTACCGTGGAACGATGCGCCGCGTGCTTCTCGCGCTCGTCCTCGTGCTAGGGTGCTCCTCTCGCACACAGCCGCCGCCTGCCTACGGGTACACGCCGGGCTATTACGTTCAGCCAAGCCCCTACACGCTGCCGAGCTACGCCGCGCCCGCACCAGTCTACACGCCGCCGCCCGCAGCTAACTGGGCACCGCCGCCCACGCCGACCTGGACGGCCCCCCCGCCAGTGCCCGCCCCCCCGCCTCCGCCGCCGCTGCCCACGTCGGGGCGCGTCACGCTGTACAGCGTCACGATTGGCCCCGGCAAGGTCGACGGGACGCAATGGGATGGCCCGGGGCACGTCGAGCCGAGCGAGATTAGGCGCCTCTCCCGCGCGCTCACGTTGCCGAACCCGTACGCCGAGGTGGCTGCCATTCTCTCGGATCCGGTGAATCAGGCCCTCGCAAAACCCGAAGTCATTGGTGAGGCGTGGCTCGTGACAGCCTCAGGCTATAGCCACGGGGTATCCTTGAGCGCGCAACGGGACACCTTCACACCGCAATTTGCCGGCCCGCCCACGTGGAGCGGCGTTCCATTTGACGGAAGCGTGCGCCTGGACGTCAGCCTCACCGACCGTGATTTCATGTTTAACGATCCGATTGGCTCGTTCCAGCTCAACCGCGAGGACTTGCTCTACGCGCTGCGAGAGGGCCGCGTCGTCCAGGTACGTGTCCACGACCAAACGAGCCGGCAGGTGCTCTTCGCGGCGATATCGGTCATGGGAGAGTAGTGTCTCTCGGAGGGGGGAGAAGCTGCGCGCCTATCTGTCAACCAAGGGATCGAGCAAGGGTTTGTCTCCTTGCACACGGGCAGCGGCCGGGATCTGATCTCGCTCCTCGGAGGCGTGAACGGGGCCGGCAGCGCTGCCGTTCGAACGCGCGCGCGAACGGTAGGCCGAGCTTCGCGCGCCAGGCTTCGTAGAGTGGGCCCAAGAGCAGGCCAGCCACCAGGGAGACGAGTGCGTGCGTAATGGGAACGTTCACGCTCGATACTTCCCCGTGACCGCACAAAAGCGAACACGAAAACGACCGAGAGCACGTTTTGTCAGAGAAGGTCGGCCGGGACGGATGCGTGCAGGGGTCTCAGCGGCGCCGCTTGTCGTGAATGCGGGGCGCGGGACGGCGCTTCCGTGGGCGGCGAGGCCGACCGGACCGGCCCGAAAGCAGGCGAGCCGAGACCGCAGCCACTCGGAGCCCAGCGCGACCCACGCGAGGACGAGGAGGTGAACGATCCAGAGAGGGATCTTCATGCCCTCTACTTCTCGTTGAGCTATTAAAAGCGGACACAAAATCGACCGCGGGCGCGTTTTTCACGGTTCGAGTGCTGGGAGCACCGGCGTTGCGTCCTGGAGAAATGCGGCAGAAGGCGAGCTCGAGAAAGGCCCGACGACTACGGCGAAGCGTCGAGCACGGGCCATGAGGACTCGAGCAGAGTGTTTGCAAGCCGGAGGCGCGTCAGTGAATCAAGTCGTCCGGCGTGCTCATCGCAACGTGAATGATCTGCGCGACGAGGCAATCGTGCATGCCCTCCGTCCTCTCGGTGAGCTCGTCTCTGCGCAAAGCATCGCGATGAAGTCGCCGTCAGGTCACCGCATTCGCGCGGCAACGTCCTCGATCACCGCAGCCGCCGAGCGCCCTTTCACGTCGGCTTCAAGGCTCATGTATTCATTGGACATCCACTGCGCGGCCCCGTCCACGCCTGCGCCGTAAGGACGCGGTCGAGGGTTGCTGGGTCGCTGCCGATAAAGTCGAGCAGCCGCGCCTCGCGCGGGGCGAGTTCATCCTCGGTATCGAGCGTGACCTTGAGCGCCATGGTGATCGTCATCCGTCGCGTGATCTTCATGTCGGTCAGGCGTCGTACCATAAGCCTCCTGCGCGCGCCTGCCATCATCGCAGATGCTTCCGCGCCCGCTGCGCGGCGGCCCCAGAGATGCCGGCGCCGGAGGGCGATCACACGCTGGAAGGGATGCTGCGGCCGAGCGAGCTGTAGCGGCACGGGGGATACCGCGGGCAAACGTCCGGCTCGGCGGACGAAAGACCGCGCCAAACGCGCAGCGCTTCGTAAAGCGGGCCCAATATGTCTAGGCGCACTGCTCACCCTGCGGAGCCCGTACCAAGGTCGATGGCGGGGCGGACGCGCCCGAGGACGTGCGACGCGCGCCTCGCTCGAAGGCGGCGAGGAGCACGAGGAGACGAGCAGGACAGGCTGACCTCGCCGTGCTCCCTCGCCGCCGGACACGAACTGGACGCGAGCAACACGAGGGCGGCGAGCGGCGAGGGCGACGAGAAACGCGCATGCAGTTCAGGGTTCGCAGGCTGGGTGCTTCGCGGTGGAGCAAGACGGCAAGGTGCGCAAGGCCGAGGTCGTGCGATCCACGGTCGACCATGCGGGACTCGCCGCCTACATCGTCACCACGTTCGGAGCGTTCACGATGCCCGCGTCGCCGGAGGCGAGATGCAGGCCGAATACCCGTTCGAGTTCGCGCCGGAGGAAGTCGCAAAGGGCGCGAAGGAAGGGGCCTCAACGCCGGCGTCGTGGCGGAGCACCTTGACGACATGTGGTCACGCTTGACGGGGTCGAGCTCGGCGACGGTGCGCCCGGTCCGTCCAGCCACTGCGCAAGAATGGATCGCCGTGAACGACTGTGATAAACTGCGAATCTGGAGAGCATCAGAATCGGAAAATAATATGGCGTCCTGGAGTAACCTTCGCAGCCTGTGTCTCGACCCATCTGCTGACGATTACGACGTAACAGCGGTCTCCGACGAGCTTATCATCCTCATCGAGCAGATCGGAGATGCGGGACTCGCGGACCGCGTGGCAGCCTCAGTTGACGAGGGCATCCTCACTCTGGACGAAGGATCCTTGCTCCTCGGGGTGGCTTCTTACTCGACCGACGATAATGGCGCCCGCATACAGCGGGTCTTAGAGCGCTGGCTCGAAGCGGGCGAGGATGAGACTCGCATTGCTCTAGCGCTTTCTCACGACACCTTCCCGTTTCATTCGCGTGTCCGCAGAATTGCGGTCTTGACGGAGGTCGCGACTCGATTCCCAAGGTTCGCGGCTCGATGCATACACTTGATCAGTAAATCACCAGATCGATGAGACCTCGTCCACATCCCTTGCTTCGTCGTGCTGCTGAGCAGGGGCGTTTCACTCTCTCGGTGCGCGTCGCGGCACCTGGGGAAGGGCGCGGTTCGGGCGGCGAGTTTGGCGAAGATCTCCGCCTCGACGCTGGCCTTGCCGAGCAGCGCGGTCAGGATTAGGCCAGCTCGGGCGAGCCCCCCCGCGGGCGCCGTGGCGACCCGCGAACGTTGCGCGGCTGCGAATACCGCCGCGCGCGCGTCAAACGGCGCTGCCATCGGCCGCCGCCTCCTCGTCCTCGTCCTCGTCCTCGTCCGGCCCGAGCTCGCCGGCAGTCATCGCCGCCTCGAGCTCATCCGCGAGCCGGCGCAGCATCGCGATCTGCTCGGCCCTCTCCGTGGTGCCCGTCGCCCACCAGAGCTCTAGCTCGCGGCAGGCTTTGCGGTCCTTCCAGCCGCTCTTGACCGCGGCATCCCAGACTCTTCGGAGCGCGCTCGGCAAGCCGGGCGGTCGCTCGGCCTCGATCTTTACCTTGGCCTCGACGTGCGCATGGCGACGCCCCCAGCGCTCGGGGTAGCGCGCGCAGCAGATCGAGCGCGAGGCGCGGATCGTTCTCTGCGCCCCGCAGGGCAAGCGTCGCGAGCCGCGCCTCCCCCTTGGCTTCGGCCGCGCGCAGTTGGGCGTCGAAATCCTCGTCCTGCCTCTGCCACCGGCGCAGCGTGCGGGGCGAGATCCCCACGAGCTTGCACACCGTCGGGCGATGAAGCTGCCCCAGCCGGATCGCGTCGAGGATCGCCTTCTCAGCCTCGGGCGTGCGAGTCGTTGGGCGCCCGGACATCGATTACCCGAGGGACTTGAGGAAATCGTCGTAATCGTCTGCGGGGCGTTCGTCCTTGCTCGCTTGCCCCTCGAAGCGCGCCGGTGCCTCTGGTGCCGCGCCCCGCGCCGGGAGGCGGCCCTCGCGGGCCGCGATCGCGTCGACGAGACGGCAGACGTCGCGGAGGATGACGCTCGTTTCCGGGAAAACGACGCGCCGCTCGCGCTCGATGCGCACAGCTTCCTTGAGCCGCCGCTTTTCGACGCGGAGGAGCCAGCGGAGCGTTTTGACGTCCGCGTCGCACGCCGGGGGGACAGGGTTCGGAGCGGGGCGCCCTTCGGCCGAAGCGCGCTCAGCCTCTTCGGGTGTCAGCGGTTGAGGCCGATCCCGCGGCCCTTGGCTGCCTTGGTCCATGACGGCCTCCGGATCAGGGGGTGCATAAGCATGTGACAGTCGTTGCAGATCACCATCATGTTCGCGGGGTCGAACACGAGCTCCGAGGCCATGCCGGTGATCGAGCAAGGGATGATGTGGTGAACGTGGCGCGCGGGCGTCCCGCAGCACTCGCAGAAGCGCCCGCGGGCCTCGAGCACCTCGCGCACGACGCGCCGGTAGCGCTTGATGGGGGTTTCAGGGGCGGAGGGGCGCGGCATGGGTCTTATCCGTTGGGCGGAAAGGGACCAAAGGGGGTCCGTTTGCGACCCATGCGCCGCGTGCCTTCGAGTCGGGAGCGACGCAACGGGCGGGTGAGCGCCGCCGGAAACGCTCACGAACCGCTCGTGGAATCTCCAGGAGGATCTGCTCGGCGCTCGACCGCACGAAGGTTCAGGGCAGGGCCCGCTACAAGATCGTCAGCGACTGCCGATCTTGCCCGCCCCGTTCACCTGCCTGGTAAGCCAGCAAGCGCAGACCCCTTGAGAAGGCGCATGGCAGCTTCCAACTCCTTCGGGGGAAGTGTGAGGCGTCCACGTCCGCTGCCATCGTGAGGAAGTGCCTCCACCCGGAACTCAAAAGGGTGCAGTGACTGTGATGTCCGCCCCCATCCTATCCAGCCACTGCGGACCACAGCAGATGCGGGCAGGGCCACCTCCACCAACGGCGGAACCATTACCGTGCCCTCGGTCGGCACGCCCTCTCCGTTTTTATATTGGACATCCAGCGCGAGCACACCTCTCACGCCGTGTAACTCGGTTGCAAGCGCGTCACGCCACACGACGAGCGTGTACTCAATCCTCGAATCGAAAACAAATGGAAGATAGCACAACGAGTAAAATGCTTTCCTGACTCGGATGCCTTCTTCGTCGAGCCCAAAACGCTCCGCAAGGAAGGATGGCAAAGAGGGGCGAGTGATCATCGGCAGCCCGGGAGCCTTGGTTCTACCCCAAAGCGCTGCAGCGAGCTCATAACCGAACCGCATCATGTCCCTGGCATCCGTCGTCATCTCCTTCCTGGCGACCAGCATTCGTCCAACGCGCTCGGCGGCCTGCGGCCGGGACCAATCTAGCTCGGGGTGATCCAACAGCCAATAATAAGCGTCCTCGTGCTGTTTTGAGCGGCGTGCGAAGTGCTCGTACCGCTCATAGTACAATATCGCTAAACGATGCACCTGCTCGTCGTCGAACGTCCCCAGCATGCGGTCAAGCTTGATTGCCGGCGTTGACAGATCCCAGCCGCTGGGCGTCTCTGCAAGGTCAAGCGCTGCCTGCGGCATCTTTGCAGCAAGCAGAGTCTCTAGTGCATTCTCTACCCCTGTGAGCCCACTCAGGAGATCTACCAATGCGTCACGCGCAAGATCGGCGGCCTCAAGGCGCCTTACGACAAAGCGCTCGACAGTTTTTTGCAGAGCCAGGGCCAGCAATGTGCCGACGAAGCTTGCAACCACGGTCAGGTCCACGGGCGTGGCACGACCTACTTGTTGGGCGTCTGGGGCGGCGGGGGGTTGGGCGATGGGGGCGGCGGGGGGGCAGGCTCCCGGATGGGGGCCACGTTGATAACGTTCGGGCTGTCATGCCGCTCTCTGGGGTGGCTGGGCTGGTCCTTACGAATCGGGACCACGGGACCCGGTGATTGCTGAGGCGGTTTTTTGGCGCGCATGGTTTAGCTCCACGCTTGCATTCCAGTTCACAAGGACTGGGGCAAGTTTCCGAGCGGACAGTAACCACTCGCTGGGCGCATGTCCAGTCCCCTAGACCATGCCTGCGACATCGTATCCACAATCGCAAAGGATGCGTACACTTGCAGGCCCCGAGCTCGGCGAGGCTCGACCGCCCTCGACGCCGTCTTTCTCGACACACCTCGGGGGACCCGGCCCCCGTCGCCGATCTGCATGCTCGTGCTGCTCGCCGCCTGGTGCTGCTCGCCGAGCTCGCCGTCCTCGCCGAGCTTGCGGCCGCCGTTTACATCCGTGGGCCGTCCCACCGCTTGCGGTACAGGAGGTCGTCGTTCCCGCGGACGAACACGTCGATTCGGTCAGGTCCCCACGACACCGCCGCGGGCCCCGGCTTCAGGCCGCCGCTCAGACTCTTCCAGTCGTTCCACGATGTGCCGTTCCACGACCTGCGCCAGAGGGTTAGATCGGCGCCGCGGACGAATACATCGAGACAACCCGGAGCCCAGGTCGAGACGGCCGGGGGCGAGGCCATCGAGAGCCCGCCGCCCGTGTCTTGCCAGCCGCCCCAGGCGGCTCCGTCATACGAAAGGCGCCACAGGTTGCCGTTGGTGCTACAGGCGAGCACGTCGATGCGACCGGTGTCCGTCGAGACGGCTCCGGGGCCGCAGGTCAAGGTGCCGCCCAGGCTCCCCCAGCTCCCCCAAGAGACACCGTCCCACGCCCGATGCCACAACGCATTGTCGGTGCCGCGGGCGAAGACGTCGAGGCGATTGGGCCCCCACGAGGCCACGGTTGGATTGGAGGTCAGAGAGCCGCCCAGGCTCGCCCAGGGCCCCCAGGAAACG includes:
- a CDS encoding carbohydrate-binding protein, whose translation is MKSNRCIVVLTLFVLGQTGCVLPEEPEEPEALGTQASPLWSDWELLDGTLTSSPGVASWGVNRLDVFARSTDNALWQKTWNGVSWSAWTSLGGTLTSSPTAVSRDANRIDVFALGADSAMWHRSFDGVSWGPWASLGGSLTSNPTVASWGPNRLDVFARGTDNALWHRAWDGVSWGSWGSLGGTLTCGPGAVSTDTGRIDVLACSTNGNLWRLSYDGAAWGGWQDTGGGLSMASPPAVSTWAPGCLDVFVRGADLTLWRRSWNGTSWNDWKSLSGGLKPGPAAVSWGPDRIDVFVRGNDDLLYRKRWDGPRM
- a CDS encoding HNH endonuclease signature motif containing protein; this translates as MPRPSAPETPIKRYRRVVREVLEARGRFCECCGTPARHVHHIIPCSITGMASELVFDPANMMVICNDCHMLMHPLIRRPSWTKAAKGRGIGLNR
- a CDS encoding RHS repeat-associated core domain-containing protein: MAGAAKWGDIVAGICFHAVMVPGQPSPVVLPHVYLGAIIDPLGLMFSCALGAGPVLINGRPAVTAATGVKILVPHRPTPPGVSFAPNDTACGTGTVISGSQTVTFGGMSASRSGSIVSTCGFPVNAPGSTVIAVPAGAPVTIGGPEAVNVMAAVLAGIRTKWVSEKMHNFFRIQPRTRISKAICFMTGHPVDVMTGEVLTERLDFELPGPLPLVFEPNYYSQDEGPVGVLGPGWFHPLEVSVHEDAGLLRLRLPDGRLATHDELDEGSSAWRAQDRYTLARDASGYTLTFWDGTRYDLERIGDRHALVRVSDRCGNAITLRYLDGHLHDAADSAGRPLRFIMKGSRLVAVRVQYDSDWHTLVRYAYHDDGYLAEATDPGGHAMRYEYKDGRLVKETKKNGVSFYFEYDAGGYCTRTWGDGGIYERRLVYHKYGFTCQVHDGRGGMTSYIGNGSGLVEREIDQEGTERWYEWDFDCRKVAEMDAHKNRTEWEYDERGNIVVERDPYGRETRFKHSPLNEPVEMTDAAGAKWRWIYDSRGKLVKEIDPLEGVTRFEHDRRGLLTRVEGPTGRTLALEYDAHGNLTSGGYAFDDLGRMVREPEAELALDACGRVVRIDRSDGAWARFKRDAEGLVVEREDERGHTWRYAYTAMDKLATQIDPEGCTVQLGYDSDEHLTSVTNAHGKVYQYVRDRAGRVRQEIGFDKRVTKLYHDQAGYLIRVMGSRWLAIERDKLGRIAKLEMPGRIRPPNPVPETEVVTYEYDARGDLVRAKNGSAVVAFVRDALGRVVEERQGDVRIERGYDAAGAFVLRRTSLGHEARFAWDADGDLETVSFDHDPRFGNFAPESLRAGADGLRAPWKATLRKRFELKLPGGVASRWKRDQFDRPLAHLIRMPGGDTGRRYRWKSADEIGAFVSFDGPDLITFHHDRGGTLVSLMLPSGKTLHRNVDAVGNVFGTRDGEDRLYGLGGRLLVADGVRFEYDTEGQLVARELPNGKRWRYVWDALGQLVEAIRPDGMRVSFAYDALGRRVSKSAGGKTTRFIWDGDELIHELVEGAPLVTWVWEPGTFTLIAKGQGDKRYGVVTDHLGVPMVFTDEQGECVWSGELDVWGSVSHDVAKIDNPWRFPGQYEDEETRFYYNRFRYYDPHAGQYISQDPLGLAGGLGLYAYVRDPLTWIDPLGLIAGPGEDLFVGTYKESRNANIVSGLNKTHTPHHAVQDAMSPAHREAGITINLRRALHEQTLTYRRRLIPRPNLRAYLAADITNLRTILTAAGYDRSAINQQLLELIRQNKAAYGDHMRRSGGKCK